A single genomic interval of Salmo trutta chromosome 13, fSalTru1.1, whole genome shotgun sequence harbors:
- the LOC115205342 gene encoding protocadherin-10-like isoform X2, whose product MAHRLVSTRWTPLTGLVGCLLVCTCVVDLVLAQIRYSIPEELEHGAFVGNIAEDLGLDVAKLSSRRFRIVSGAKKQYLEVNLENGILFVNEKIDREELCERSPTCFLHLQVVIENPLELYRVEVEILDVNDNSPNFPWSEFNLEITESAAPGSRFPLESAQDQDVGTNSLRSYQLSSNEHFVLNIQTRNDGSKFAELVLETPLDREQQKTQEMVLTSMDGGSPERSGTALITITVLDANDNVPVFDRSVYRASLVENAPRGTLVMKLNATDLDEGANGEVSYAFSGHAPLKVRELFSVDQYTGEIRVKGIVDYEKASVYELYVQAKDRGPSAVAVHSKVLVDILDVNDNAPEVILTSVSTPVQEDAPSGTVIAVISVMDRDSGENGNVDCQIPSNVPFQLHSSFKNYYTLVTSEFLDREAFSEYNITLTARDLGSPSLSTRKTILVKVSDINDNPPRFAQPSYTVYVTENNAPGASICSVTAFDPDYNQNAYLSYSILEGQIHGMPVSTYVSINSDNGNIYALRSFDYEQLRNFQIRVQAQDAGFPPLSSNVTVNVFVLDQNDNSPVIVSPLPKNGTVATEVVPRSVDAGYLVIKITALDADAGQNSRLSYQVLQATDPGLFSVALYTGEIRTIRRLVDKDATRQRLVILVKDNGQPPLSATVSILLSVVENVPESLSDFGDLTLSPQPPSNLALYLIVSLSTISLIFLVAIIVLAAVKCYKDRDTLSGYSLPPFACCCCGGFQPEPPPEVFKKSNLNLQISTGAKVPTNCMEVNGNGTLSQAYCYKVCLTPESAKSDFMFLKPCSPSSTSRNNETKGADNFAWSAHNRSASANNNSGATTPNEVKSYMRQCDCI is encoded by the exons ATGGCGCACAGGCTCGTGAGCACCCGGTGGACACCGTTAACCGGGCTGGTGGGGTGCCTGCTGGTGTGCACTTGTGTGGTGGACCTGGTTCTCGCACAGATTCGATACTCTATCCCCGAGGAGTTGGAGCACGGAGCTTTTGTCGGTAATATCGCCGAGGACCTGGGCTTGGATGTAGCCAAGCTGTCCTCTCGTCGGTTTCGGATTGTATCCGGGGCCAAAAAACAATACTTAGAAGTGAATCTGGAAAACGGTATTTTGTTCGTTAATGAGAAGATTGACCGCGAGGAACTGTGTGAACGGAGTCCGACCTGCTTCTTGCACTTGCAAGTGGTGATCGAGAATCCGTTAGAACTGTACCGAGTGGAGGTGGAGATTTTGGATGTGAATGACAACTCTCCCAATTTCCCATGGAGCGAGTTTAATCTGGAGATTACAGAGTCAGCGGCGCCCGGGTCTCGGTTCCCGTTGGAAAGTGCGCAGGACCAGGACGTGGGCACCAACTCGCTCCGCTCCTACCAGCTGAGCTCCAACGAACACTTTGTGCTGAACATCCAGACGCGTAATGATGGGAGCAAGTTTGCCGAGCTAGTTCTGGAGACCCCACTAGACCGGGAGCAGCAGAAGACGCAAGAGATGGTCCTCACATCCATGGACGGGGGGTCGCCTGAGCGCTCGGGCACAGCTCTCATCACCATCACGGTGCTGGATGCCAACGACAACGTGCCCGTTTTCGACCGGTCTGTTTACCGGGCGAGCCTGGTAGAAAACGCACCGAGAGGGACATTAGTGATGAAGCTTAATGCTACTGATTTGGACGAGGGTGCGAACGGGGAGGTGTCCTATGCATTCAGTGGGCACGCACCTCTCAAAGTGCGCGAGCTGTTCAGCGTAGACCAGTACACAGGTGAGATCCGTGTGAAGGGGATTGTGGACTATGAGAAAGCGAGTGTGTATGAGCTGTATGTGCAGGCTAAAGACAGGGGTCCCTCGGCAGTGGCCGTGCACAGTAAGGTACTGGTGGATATCTTAGATGTGAATGACAACGCGCCAGAAGTCATCCTCACCTCCGTTTCCACGCCTGTCCAGGAGGACGCACCATCGGGAACGGTGATAGCCGTTATAAGCGTCATGGACCGGGACTCGGGAGAGAACGGGAATGTGGACTGCCAGATCCCCAGCAACGTCCCCTTCCAGCTCCACTCCTCTTTTAAGAACTACTACACTCTGGTGACTAGCGAGTTTCTCGACAGAGAAGCCTTCTCCGAGTACAACATCACCCTCACGGCCCGGGACCTGGGCTCCCCGTCGCTCTCCACGAGGAAAACCATCCTCGTCAAAGTGTCTGACATTAACGATAACCCCCCGCGCTTCGCCCAGCCATCATACACAGTTTATGTGACTGAGAATAACGCCCCGGGCGCATCCATTTGCTCAGTCACTGCTTTCGATCCCGATTATAATCAGAACGCCTATCTGTCCTACTCGATTCTAGAGGGTCAGATCCATGGCATGCCCGTGTCCACTTACGTCTCCATCAACTCGGACAACGGAAATATCTACGCGCTACGCTCCTTTGACTACGAGCAGCTAAGGAACTTTCAGATACGGGTGCAGGCGCAGGACGCCGGTTTCCCCCCACTCAGCAGCAATGTCACAGTAAATGTGTTCGTATTGGACCAGAATGACAACTCTCCGGTCATCGTGTCCCCCTTGCCCAAGAACGGGACTGTAGCGACAGAGGTGGTCCCGAGGTCAGTGGATGCGGGGTACCTAGTCATCAAGATCACTGCTCTAGATGCGGACGCAGGACAGAACTCCCGCCTCTCCTACCAGGTGCTCCAGGCTACGGACCCCGGGCTGTTCAGTGTCGCGCTCTACACAGGAGAAATCAGGACAATTCGCCGGCTCGTGGATAAGGACGCTACGAGGCAGAGACTCGTCATCCTGGTCAAGGACAACGGCCAGCCGCCTCTCTCCGCCACcgtctccatcctcctctccgtGGTCGAGAACGTGCCCGAGTCCCTGTCTGATTTCGGCGACCTTACTCTGAGCCCGCAGCCCCCCTCCAACCTCGCCCTCTACTTGATCGTGTCACTGAGCACCATCTCGCTAATCTTCCTGGTGGCTATTATTGTGCTGGCTGCGGTCAAATGTTACAAGGACAGAGACACCCTCAGCGGGTACAGCCTCCCTCCCTTCGCCTGCTGCTGCTGCGGGGGCTTCCAGCCAGAGCCACCCCCCGAGGTATTCAAAAAATCTAACCTGAACCTGCAAATCTCCACCGGGGCTAAAGTGCCTACCAACTGCATGGAGGTAAATGGCAACGGTACTCTGTCCCAAGCCTACTGCTATAAAGTGTGTCTGACCCCCGAGTCAGCTAAGAGTGACTTTATGTTCCTGAAGCCGTGCAGCCCCAGCAGTACCTCGAGGAACAACGAGACGAAGGGGGCTGACAACTTTGCTTGGAGCGCGCACAACCGGAGCGCATCCGCGAATAACAATTCCGGAGCCACCACTCCGAATGAG gtgaaatcataCATGCGGCAGTGTGACTGTATCTGA
- the LOC115205342 gene encoding protocadherin beta-15-like isoform X1, giving the protein MAHRLVSTRWTPLTGLVGCLLVCTCVVDLVLAQIRYSIPEELEHGAFVGNIAEDLGLDVAKLSSRRFRIVSGAKKQYLEVNLENGILFVNEKIDREELCERSPTCFLHLQVVIENPLELYRVEVEILDVNDNSPNFPWSEFNLEITESAAPGSRFPLESAQDQDVGTNSLRSYQLSSNEHFVLNIQTRNDGSKFAELVLETPLDREQQKTQEMVLTSMDGGSPERSGTALITITVLDANDNVPVFDRSVYRASLVENAPRGTLVMKLNATDLDEGANGEVSYAFSGHAPLKVRELFSVDQYTGEIRVKGIVDYEKASVYELYVQAKDRGPSAVAVHSKVLVDILDVNDNAPEVILTSVSTPVQEDAPSGTVIAVISVMDRDSGENGNVDCQIPSNVPFQLHSSFKNYYTLVTSEFLDREAFSEYNITLTARDLGSPSLSTRKTILVKVSDINDNPPRFAQPSYTVYVTENNAPGASICSVTAFDPDYNQNAYLSYSILEGQIHGMPVSTYVSINSDNGNIYALRSFDYEQLRNFQIRVQAQDAGFPPLSSNVTVNVFVLDQNDNSPVIVSPLPKNGTVATEVVPRSVDAGYLVIKITALDADAGQNSRLSYQVLQATDPGLFSVALYTGEIRTIRRLVDKDATRQRLVILVKDNGQPPLSATVSILLSVVENVPESLSDFGDLTLSPQPPSNLALYLIVSLSTISLIFLVAIIVLAAVKCYKDRDTLSGYSLPPFACCCCGGFQPEPPPEVFKKSNLNLQISTGAKVPTNCMEVNGNGTLSQAYCYKVCLTPESAKSDFMFLKPCSPSSTSRNNETKGADNFAWSAHNRSASANNNSGATTPNELKQPNIDWTLPKNQKSSVKSYNAINMDGTLMRKAMLADPENYMTPMTGQYWTWGTHMRDYKMSPPATGPPPRSWTPRCTPPPQQQPQPQQPQQPPLPPHPHPHPHPHPQPPPDYQHNVYIPGTPSALCTLRPAATHHRSELDVHNSFSTFGKKRRFIHNYEPRTEAAAAVINNDLYND; this is encoded by the exons ATGGCGCACAGGCTCGTGAGCACCCGGTGGACACCGTTAACCGGGCTGGTGGGGTGCCTGCTGGTGTGCACTTGTGTGGTGGACCTGGTTCTCGCACAGATTCGATACTCTATCCCCGAGGAGTTGGAGCACGGAGCTTTTGTCGGTAATATCGCCGAGGACCTGGGCTTGGATGTAGCCAAGCTGTCCTCTCGTCGGTTTCGGATTGTATCCGGGGCCAAAAAACAATACTTAGAAGTGAATCTGGAAAACGGTATTTTGTTCGTTAATGAGAAGATTGACCGCGAGGAACTGTGTGAACGGAGTCCGACCTGCTTCTTGCACTTGCAAGTGGTGATCGAGAATCCGTTAGAACTGTACCGAGTGGAGGTGGAGATTTTGGATGTGAATGACAACTCTCCCAATTTCCCATGGAGCGAGTTTAATCTGGAGATTACAGAGTCAGCGGCGCCCGGGTCTCGGTTCCCGTTGGAAAGTGCGCAGGACCAGGACGTGGGCACCAACTCGCTCCGCTCCTACCAGCTGAGCTCCAACGAACACTTTGTGCTGAACATCCAGACGCGTAATGATGGGAGCAAGTTTGCCGAGCTAGTTCTGGAGACCCCACTAGACCGGGAGCAGCAGAAGACGCAAGAGATGGTCCTCACATCCATGGACGGGGGGTCGCCTGAGCGCTCGGGCACAGCTCTCATCACCATCACGGTGCTGGATGCCAACGACAACGTGCCCGTTTTCGACCGGTCTGTTTACCGGGCGAGCCTGGTAGAAAACGCACCGAGAGGGACATTAGTGATGAAGCTTAATGCTACTGATTTGGACGAGGGTGCGAACGGGGAGGTGTCCTATGCATTCAGTGGGCACGCACCTCTCAAAGTGCGCGAGCTGTTCAGCGTAGACCAGTACACAGGTGAGATCCGTGTGAAGGGGATTGTGGACTATGAGAAAGCGAGTGTGTATGAGCTGTATGTGCAGGCTAAAGACAGGGGTCCCTCGGCAGTGGCCGTGCACAGTAAGGTACTGGTGGATATCTTAGATGTGAATGACAACGCGCCAGAAGTCATCCTCACCTCCGTTTCCACGCCTGTCCAGGAGGACGCACCATCGGGAACGGTGATAGCCGTTATAAGCGTCATGGACCGGGACTCGGGAGAGAACGGGAATGTGGACTGCCAGATCCCCAGCAACGTCCCCTTCCAGCTCCACTCCTCTTTTAAGAACTACTACACTCTGGTGACTAGCGAGTTTCTCGACAGAGAAGCCTTCTCCGAGTACAACATCACCCTCACGGCCCGGGACCTGGGCTCCCCGTCGCTCTCCACGAGGAAAACCATCCTCGTCAAAGTGTCTGACATTAACGATAACCCCCCGCGCTTCGCCCAGCCATCATACACAGTTTATGTGACTGAGAATAACGCCCCGGGCGCATCCATTTGCTCAGTCACTGCTTTCGATCCCGATTATAATCAGAACGCCTATCTGTCCTACTCGATTCTAGAGGGTCAGATCCATGGCATGCCCGTGTCCACTTACGTCTCCATCAACTCGGACAACGGAAATATCTACGCGCTACGCTCCTTTGACTACGAGCAGCTAAGGAACTTTCAGATACGGGTGCAGGCGCAGGACGCCGGTTTCCCCCCACTCAGCAGCAATGTCACAGTAAATGTGTTCGTATTGGACCAGAATGACAACTCTCCGGTCATCGTGTCCCCCTTGCCCAAGAACGGGACTGTAGCGACAGAGGTGGTCCCGAGGTCAGTGGATGCGGGGTACCTAGTCATCAAGATCACTGCTCTAGATGCGGACGCAGGACAGAACTCCCGCCTCTCCTACCAGGTGCTCCAGGCTACGGACCCCGGGCTGTTCAGTGTCGCGCTCTACACAGGAGAAATCAGGACAATTCGCCGGCTCGTGGATAAGGACGCTACGAGGCAGAGACTCGTCATCCTGGTCAAGGACAACGGCCAGCCGCCTCTCTCCGCCACcgtctccatcctcctctccgtGGTCGAGAACGTGCCCGAGTCCCTGTCTGATTTCGGCGACCTTACTCTGAGCCCGCAGCCCCCCTCCAACCTCGCCCTCTACTTGATCGTGTCACTGAGCACCATCTCGCTAATCTTCCTGGTGGCTATTATTGTGCTGGCTGCGGTCAAATGTTACAAGGACAGAGACACCCTCAGCGGGTACAGCCTCCCTCCCTTCGCCTGCTGCTGCTGCGGGGGCTTCCAGCCAGAGCCACCCCCCGAGGTATTCAAAAAATCTAACCTGAACCTGCAAATCTCCACCGGGGCTAAAGTGCCTACCAACTGCATGGAGGTAAATGGCAACGGTACTCTGTCCCAAGCCTACTGCTATAAAGTGTGTCTGACCCCCGAGTCAGCTAAGAGTGACTTTATGTTCCTGAAGCCGTGCAGCCCCAGCAGTACCTCGAGGAACAACGAGACGAAGGGGGCTGACAACTTTGCTTGGAGCGCGCACAACCGGAGCGCATCCGCGAATAACAATTCCGGAGCCACCACTCCGAATGAG CTCAAACAACCAAACATAGACTGGACCCTCCCAAAGAACCAGAAGTCCTCTGTGAAAAG CTATAACGCTATCAACATGGACGGCACTCTGATGAGGAAGGCCATGCTTGCAGACCCAGAGAACTACATGACACCCATGACGGGCCAGTACTGGACCTGGGGCACCCACATGAGGG ACTACAAGATGTCTCCTCCTGCCACTGGGCCACCTCCTCGCTCCTGGACCCCTCGGTGCACCCCTCCACCCCAGCAACAACCCCAACCCCAGCAGCCTCAGCAACCTCCACTCCCCCCTCACCCCCATCCTCACCCCCATCCTCACCCCCAACCACCTCCAGACTACCAACACAACGTGTACATCCCGGGCACGCCGTCGGCCCTGTGCACCCTGAGGCCAGCAGCCACCCACCACCGCAGCGAGCTGGACGTCCACAACTCCTTCTCCACCTTCGGCAAGAAGAGACGTTTCATCCACAACTACGAGCCCAGgacagaagcagcagcagctgtcATCAACAATGACCTGTATAACGATTAA